Genomic window (Apteryx mantelli isolate bAptMan1 chromosome 32, bAptMan1.hap1, whole genome shotgun sequence):
ggaggaagaggaggggggagggggccaAACCTCACGCTGTCTCTCTTGCCCCAGCGCAAGGGCAAGTCGGTGGGAAACCCCTGCCCCATCTGCCGCGACCGTAACCTCTTCCTGGATTTCCGGGTGAgttttgggagagggggagaagagggaaggaggcGGGCGAGCCTTCGCCGCcccgctcacctcttcctcctcctcttcctcccccgcAGAACGTGAAGCTCCTGGACCAGTTCATCTGCCCCCACTCGGGCGTCGTCTACCACCCCACGATTACCACAGGTGAGGCCGGCACCCTTGGGTGCTGCCGGGGTGCCACCAGGGTGCCATGGCCGCCGCTCTCACCCGtcccctccttccttccaggcgtctgcatgaagcagcacaagCTCCTGACGAAAGCCATCGAGAAGGCGCGAGACCACGGTGAGGGGCGGAGGGGCGGCAACCGGCCGGCTGGCTCCCGCGggtgccccggcgccccccccctcaccacccccttttctcccccccccaccccgctagggctgctgtggctgcaggtgcCCTACGTGGAGGCGCCGCGGGACGACTACGGCACCCGGCACCCGGCGGTGAGCAAGACGCCGCCGGCGCCCGAGCTGCTCCGCGGGGCTTCCTGGTACCCCTGGTACGACTGGCaccagccccccgccgccgccgtcgcccgcCTCCGCCGCATCTACAAGGCCTACCTCAAGGAGGACGGGCCCCCGGCCTAGCCGCGCcaccccccgcctccctccccgaaaccccccgccccggggcgggggaaTAAAGCGGGTGCCGGCCTGGCGATTCAGCTCGTTGCTTGTCCTGTCTCAGGGAGGGGAAACTGGGGCCCCCGGAATGGCCGCCGCGCAGGCAAAATGGCCGCTGTGAAGCCAAAATGGCCACCGTGGCCAACTTTAGGGGTGGAAGGAGCCTgtctcccagcatgccctggggcagggagcatGGCAGCAGGCTTCCCATGATGCAGCGGGGCAGCGCTGCTTGACCTGTGTCCCGTGATGCCCTGGGGTGGGAGCGGTGGTTGGCTCTTTTCCATGATGccttgggggggggaaggtgtgACACTTTCCCATGATGCTTTGCTGCTGGGAGGGGCCCATGGCAAAGGGAAGGCGGCCTGGTTGCTAGGGGCGGGAACAGGGCTGGTTGCTAGGTGTGGGGTATGGGGAGGGACCGGTTGCTATGGGTGACCACAGTCGTGATGGGCAGCGAGCGGGGCTGGTTGCTAGGGACATCCTCCGGTTGCTAGGGGCGGTGTGCAGGGAGGCGGCGGTTGCTAGGGTCAGCCCCCGTTGCTAGGAGCAGGGAGGGAACCTGGTTGCTAGGCGCGGGCATAGGGAGGCGCCGGTTGCTAGGGACAGTGCACAGGGAGGGGCGGTTGCTAAGGGCCGGCCCCCGTTGCTAGGAGCGGGGAGAGGACCAGGTTGCTAGGGGTGGGCCCTGGTTGCTAGGGGCGGGCAGGCGAGCTGGCAGGGgtgggcgcggggagggggcggttGCTAGGAGAGGGCCCTGTTGCCAGGGGCGGCCCCTGCTGCCTcgcggtggggagggggctgtcgCCAGGGGCGGGGCCTGTTGCTAGGGGCGGGCCCTGGGCGGCCGCCAGCGGAGGGCCGGtcgctgggggcggggccggtcgccggggcggcggcggcggcggccatggaGTTCCCGTTCGACGTGGCGGCGGTGCTGGGCGAGCGCGTCACCATCGTGGACCAGCACCTGcggcccgccgggcgccgcgggcccgcCCACCGGTAGCCCGGCaacgggggcggggccggggcgcggggcacgctggggtggggcggggcgcggccggcCCCGGGGCATGCTGGGAAACGGCGGGGCCCCGGTGTGCTCGTCCCGGGGCATGCTGGGaaacggggggggggaggccggtgTGCTCATCCCGGGGCATGATGGGAAACAGGGGGGGCGGGGGCTGCTGAGCCTGCCGGGGAGCATGCTGGGAAATGGGGGGGTGCCCATCGTCCCTGCCCCGGTGCATGATGGGAAACAGGGGGACACCCCCCCAttgccccagccccggggcatGATGGGAAATGGGGACCATTGCCCCTGCCCCGGGGCATgctgggaaacaaggagaagcccagggcatgctgggaaatGGGGGGCTGCCCATTGTCCCTGCCCCAGGGCATGATGGGAAGCAGGGGAACTCCCTCATGCCtggccccagggcatgctgggaaacAGGGTCTTTCCCCCCCAGGCATGCTGGGAAATGGTGACCATTGCCCCTGCCCCAGGGCATTATGGGAAACAGTGGGAGCccccccagggcatgctgggaaatGGTGACCATTGcccctgccccagggcatgctgggtaATGGAGATGCCCCAGGGCATGGTGGGAAAGAGAGGGGAGCCCAttgcccctgccctggggcatGCTGGGAAACAGGGGGTGCCCTGGAGCATGCTGGGAAATGGGGGTGCCCCCGGGCTGCCCCGAGGCATGctgggaaggggcggggggggcgcccggacgcctgggtccccgcggGGCCCAGCCCGGTGTCTCCCGTGCCCAGGGGGGacctggagcagcagctgaggaCGCTCATCGACGAGCTGGGCAAGGCCTCGGCCAAGGTCCGAGTCCGGGGCCCAAACGGGACCAAATGGGGGGAAACGGGGCAAACTGGGGGGAAACGGGGGGAAACGGGACAAATTGGGGGGAAATGGGGGGAAACGAGACAAATTGGGGGGAAAGAGGGCCAAAACGGGGCCCAGGAGGGGTCAAAACGGGGCTAAACAGGGCAAACTGGGGGGAAACGGGGGGGAAACGGACAAATTGGGGGGAAACGGGGCCGAAACGGGGCCCAGGAGGATCGAAATGGGGCCGAACGGGGCAAAGTGGGGGGGAAACGGGGGGGAAACGGGACAAATTGGGGGGAAACGGGGCCAAAACGGGGCCCAGGAGGATCGAAATGGGGCCAAACGGGGCAAAGTGGGGGGAAAACAGGGCCCAACGAGAGGGAAACGGGGCCCAGCAGGGCCAAAATAGGGCGAAACGGGGCAAACTGGGGGGAAACGGGGGGAAACGGGGCAAACTGGGGGGAAATTGGGGGGAACTGGGGGCAAACTGGGGGGGAAACCAGGGGGAAATTGTAGGAACCGGGGGGCAAATCAGGGGAAAACAGGGGCAACTtggggggactgggaggaacTGGCGGCAAATCGGGGGCAAACTGGGGGGAAACGGGGCAAATTGGGGGGAAACAGAGCAAATTGGGGTGAAAATGGGGCAAGTAGGGGGTGAAACAGGATAAATTGGGGAAAATGGGGGCAATtcggggggggaaatgggggcaAAACTGGGGGAACCGGGGGAGGAACTGGgggcagcttggggggggggaacgggggtaAGTTGGGGGGAAACGGGGGGGCAAATTTGGAGGGAAACCAGGGGCAAATTTGGGGCAAATTAAGGGCAAATTGGGGGCGCTGATGCCGCCCCCCCCAGGCCCAGGGCCTGCCGGCCCCCGTGACCAGCGCGGCCCGCATGGAAGCCAACCCGCCACGTCCTCTACATCCTGCGCGACGCCGAAGGGCCGCGGGTGAGtacgagggggcccaggcgtccgggccgggcccaggcgtccgggtgagggggcttccccccccccaaaaaaaacccaccccccttctcctcccgcagAGCCGCCAAA
Coding sequences:
- the MRPS18B gene encoding small ribosomal subunit protein mS40, whose protein sequence is MALARSVALLRWAAGGLRGPVRARRPLWAQVAPGALARPRSTEAAPDVPAEPPAFDAAARYKDKPWEYLETEEYQATYGDKPVWFGYRRNHKGSVPPQKTRKTCLRKGKSVGNPCPICRDRNLFLDFRNVKLLDQFICPHSGVVYHPTITTGVCMKQHKLLTKAIEKARDHGLLWLQVPYVEAPRDDYGTRHPAVSKTPPAPELLRGASWYPWYDWHQPPAAAVARLRRIYKAYLKEDGPPA